A segment of the Malassezia restricta chromosome V, complete sequence genome:
CGTAAGTTCTGATATTCGACATGGTATGTTGTTGAAGGTATTTACGACAGGAACGATCCATGTTGATAGCGGATCGAATGTATTTCGTACGTGACATGAATCTAACTCCAGATTTCAAAATGCTCAATGAGAAGGACTTCAGTGTATGGCGGATGGAGCTACGCAAGTTTTTGTACCATTGGCAGGGTGAGGTACTGCTTCCTCCCAAGCTGCTGACAGGAAGCTTGGGTTCATCTATGGAGCGCGCCGATGAACTCTTGAACTCGAGTATTCGTTCTTTAGAGCTGATCAACGCGTCAAGCGCCTCTATTGATATCAAGAATGTGCTCGTTGCACTTGGCCAAGTTCAGGAGCAGCATGCACTGATGCGTCAACATTTAGCTCGGCGTCCGCGTAGTGAGACTTCCCGCACCACCACGCCGGTCAACAACTCGAGGTCTCGTCCTGGGCATTCTCACCTTGCCACGGCATCACCAAATGGCGCTGCAGGGACTTCAGCATCTGTAGCGAGTTTCCTGAACGTGGATGCCGATACAGCACTGGACAGCACCCCCTCATCAGTCATATCTGCCGATGAAGGTGACTTTGACTTTTATGATGCGGACGATATGGTAAATGGTGTCGAGTATGAAATGAACGAATGCGATAACGATGATTATGGCTGCGTGGCTGAAGTAGAACAAGATGATGCcgatgatgatgaagatgacTATGCATTTGAAGAGAGCAACGCTGATGTGCTCAGTCCTCATGTAAGCACAGCCATCACGCCTATGAATACCACTCAAAATCAAATTACGTACCGCAAGACATTACCTGCTCCCGTAACTGGAGAAGAAATGTCGCTTTTTTCGATTTTGAAGAAAAACGTTGGAAAGGACTTATCAACTATCTCGTTCCCTGTCACATTCAATGCGCCCCTCTCCATTTTGCAGGCTGTGGCAGAAGAGTATGAATATGCGCCCTCTCTGCTAGAGCGAGCTGCCCAGACTAGAGATCCCGCGGAGCGTATCGCGCTGGTCGGTGCATTTGCTGTGAGTGGCTATGCATCCACGTCTGTGCGTTCGAGTCGTAAACCATTCAATCCTCTTCTTGGCGAAACATATGAATGTGTTCGAACAGACCGACGCCTCCATTTTCTAGCGGAAAAAGTGGTACATCGCCCACCTGTGACAGCATCCTATGCATATGGTGCTGGATGGAAAGTCTCTGCCGCAGGGACTGTGAAAAACAAGTTCTGGGGAAAATCTCTTGAGCTTATCGCGGAAGGAGCAGAAATTGTTGAACTTGACACAGGGGACAAGTACAGCATCGTCAAACCAAGTTCATTCATGCGAAACCTACTGGCAGGTACCAAGTACTTGGAGCATGTCGGTGAGATGAGTGTGACGAACCTGTCTACGAATGAGTCCTTGGTTATTCGCTTTAAGGAAGGATCAATGTTTGGTGGCGTGGCAAATCGGAATCATATTGAAGGTGTGGTTTACGATGCAAACAAGAGCAAAGTCGGTGAAATGAAAGGCCGCTGGGATGAGCGCATATTTCTTACTAACAACAATGCTACCACAAGTGTGCTGTGGCAATCCGAAAAGATACCACCCGATGCATCTGACTACTACGGATTCACGTACTTTGCTATGTCGCTAAACGAAATTACTGACGACATTCGATCTATTCTCCCTCCTACAGACTCGCGGTTACGCCCGGATCAGCGCGCATTGGAAGATGGTGATGCTGACAAGGCAGAGGCGCTAAAACTCGAGCTTGAAGGGCATCAGCGAGAACGCCGCAAGAAGATGGAAGCTGCGGGTGAGACGTACCACCCCCAATGGTTCCACCCTAGTAACAATGGCGTAGGCTGGGCATATGGTGGACCGGATGGACGTGAATACTTTACCATTCGAGAGCAAATCAAACAATCACAAAGTCAATGGAACGTTCCCATGGCCCAAATTTTTGAGGTGCATCGGCCCTGACGGCTTCCTTGCATTTTGTCCATATTCACTCATGCTCATAAGACTACCCGGAAATGGCCGGTTAGCACAATTGGTAGTGTGTCTGACTACGATTACATCGGTAATCAGGAGGTTGCGGGTTCGAGCCCCGTGCTGGTCATCTTTTTGCACCCCGCCGCAATTAGCGTGCATTACGCGACAGCTTTGTTCTCATGGAATTGGGCACTCAAATTGGGCCCAATTTATGCTGAATCTTTTTTTTTTAATTTAGCTGACACAATTATGTATTCGTATGTATCGGTTCGAATAGGTCGTGCAAGAGGCACGCATTAATGTTGTCCCAATCCAAAGTGGCATGGAAATCGCACTGGTAAAAGGCGCGGGATGCCGTAGCGAAAAAAGGCTGGAGAGTTGATATGGTCGCAACACTTGACATCTGCAGTAAAGGCCGACGCTGTTGAGCGCGCTCCAACGAATCGTTTGCATCAAACACCAGTTCCCGTTGGCATTCGCTCACGAATTTGGCGAGGCAGTCGAGAAGGGAGTCTGCCATGTAGGAGGATGCTGGATTAGTCGCATCGGGAGTGTCAGTGATGAGGAGCCACTGATGAATCTGGAAATCGTCCGTCTGCAACGTTATCAAAAAGTCAGCGAGTTTGACGACGGAAAATACCAGTTGCAGTCTGTCCGATTTGTCCGCCGGCAGATCGACTTTGGCCTGTGCCAGAATTCGCACCATTTCCGTTAAAATAATCGGCCAGAATCCTGTTAAGTGCTGCGACGCAAAGCGGCAGAGAAACACCCGCATGCACAAATACACTTCGGCATGTACGAGATCAGCTGGCGAAGACCGCAAAATATCCACAACCTTTTCTTGAATGAGCGGAAGCTGAGCAAGAAAGGCATTCGTTTCGCTCGTATACACAACATAGGACAGGCGCCGAATGGCACCGACCCGCGCGAATAAATCAGAGTCGCGGCTTGTGAATAAATTTGAAGAAGCCGTGGAAATACGTCCGATCACATCAGAGAGACGATCGCGCTCACTGCGGaagagcgccgcgatcATAGGCGCCCATTGCTTACCCATATCGAGGCTCTGTGCAAAGAAGCGCACATCGAAGAATGTATCCAGCACGTATGAGCGCCACGTCTTGGACGTCGCAGGAAGCTGTGTGAGACTCTCAAGCACTTCGAACAATAAGGGCTCTGGCTCCCATGATCCCTGACGGGCGCGGAAACCAGGTGCCAAAATGTAGTAGGCGAGACTTGCTGATACACTCTGAATCTTGTCTTGATCGACGCGCAACGTTGTGAATGCTGGGAGAACCATGGAGCAGAGAGTCTGTACAACTGAGGTGGGCGATACCACATCACTGGGAGTCTCGCCACGATCGCTCGCCACGGATGGAGCGTCGCTATCACGGCCAGACGAAATATCCAGACTGCGGCCATACAGCGAGATAGTCAGCTCACAAAGACGTACGAACGCATCCTGTACATCGCGGCGCGTTCGTTGTTCGTTAAACAGGTTTGAGTCCGTCAGCTTCGTTCCCATCACCGTTGTGAGGCGAAGCGCATGGTATACGACGTAGGGGCTAGTCGTTTGAGCCATCGTTCGCGCTAAAAGCGACATAATGGGCCATACCTGTGCGATGCTCCCTGCGTCCAGTTTGGTGGCATACAATTCCAAAAGGCGGAACAGGACTGGTTCACTTAGTATGCTTGTCGACACACGTCCGCTGCGATTCTTTGGCACCTTGGACGAAATGGCGTCGCATACAGAAGAGAAAATAAGCTGCGCACTGGATGTGAGGTGCTCTAATAACGCCAGTGTGGCATCATCCACGTATGAACGATGCATGTCTCGCGTGGAACATCGCCACCAGTGTTCAATGACCGCATCCAGTGTCATGGACGTGTCCATGGCCCAGAAGCGCTCTAGCACAGCTGCACTGCCTGCGATGCTCTGCGGCAGACACGCACAGTCGCGACCAACAAACCACACGTACGCTACGGCTTGCAGTGCAAGCAcggcatgtcgtcgaaCCGTGGTCTCCTGCGTTGTTGGTCCGCTCGCTGTTTCAGCTTGGAATACGCTGGAAATGTTGCCGAGAATACTACTCGGCGGTGTAGCGTCATCTTGTCGGGGCCGGGCATGGTATGCGCGGGAAAAAGCACTGGCGagcgccgtctcgagcaGCCGCATGAGCGCTTCTACCTCCGCCTCGGTACGTGGGACGCGATCCAACGTGATCGACACGTCTGGCTCCAATGCATGCTGCGCAGAAAAAGGGCGGATCGTACACACAAGCATCTCACGTAGAACATGGCAAAGTGGCAACAAAAATGCCTGTATATCCTGCATGGCAGGTAGCACTGCATGCACAAAGTCGGTCCATGCCAACAAAGCCGTATCGTTAGGAGCGTGCGTCATGCCACGGCGCACGAGATCGGCGTATACGGCGCACTCTTCATCACTCAACGTTACATCACGCAACACCCGTGCGAAAACTCCCAGCACCATGATCTGACGCgtcgcatcgcgcgcatcgatcgaCAATAGCAAAACATCCACGAGCGATTTCTCCACGTCTGTgcaccatgccgcgccGGGCTCCATGCTCAGAATCGCATCCAATACCTCGAGGCCAAGCGACACGGTCGACGCATCACGATCATGTGGCCCACCTGAGCGGAGAAGCAGCATGACATCGTCCTTCAGCACATCAATGAGCGAGCCGCCCTGTTCTTCGTCTGTGCCGTCCCATGCGACATGCACACATTCTTTTCCGGCGATATGCAGGAGTGCAGCGAGCATGCGTAAATAGTACTGTGTATACGCGCGATCCCATGGCATATGATACGTATATGCATCGATCATGCGCCCTGCCACAGCGACGCCCACGTGTGTCCGCTGCATAGGTACCCGCCTTAGCAAACGAGACAACATGCATAAAATGGCATCATAAGTGCGCACATAAGTCTGGAGCCATACATGGCTCTCATGCTGCTCCAGCATATCGTGCGAATGCAACCGATCCAGAATGAGCAGAACACATGCTGGGATGTGCGTCGCAGTCTGTTGAGTCGTGCATCGCCATAGCGTGCCGACTgcatgcatcgctcgcTCCCGCCCTGTACCACTCAGCTCGGCGCACACAACAGCGGCGCCACGCTCGCCTTGAGCTAGagcgcacacgctccaAAATAGCTCGACAGCTGCGGCATGATGCTGGAAGGCGTGTGGCTGCAAATACTCTAGGAGCTTTTGCACCACCGTTTCCAGATGCGCACCACGGAACAAGAACGAGGCATCCACAGCGCTGCTCTTCGTAATATGCACAGCCATGTGCAAAACCGCTTCGAGTTGCTCAAACGTACGTGTGTGGGCGATATAGGCAAATAAGGCTTCGTTTTGCACATGCATGCGTACCGAGCATCCagcctcgacgagcttgtcCATCGCACTTACGAGCACCGCACAGCATGTGACTGTAGCAGGTGGTTGCGACATAGCCACACTCAGAATCGCCTCTAGCCAAGCTGTGCACATGCTAGTGTCTTGTAGTGTCGGTACGCGTTCAGGCGGTGCGTCCGAGAACCACTGCTCGGCTGGCTCATCCAGGGGCGCGGAAGTGTTTGTGTGCTGCGCAAATGCATGAATGTCCAACACGCCCATCAGATCTTGAAGTAGCTCGAGCAATGCACCAGCCAATTCAGGTGAGGCATCTTTTACGAGCTGCGGAATGGCAAGAGCCACAACAGGAAGATGTACATGAAGTGCCTCTGGTTCATGCGGGCGAAATTGACGCAAAATGTACTGAAAGAGGCGGACAGTCTTCTTGTCCTTTATGCCGCGATAGAGCGACTGGTACAGCATGTAGTCATCCATCGCCATAAACAACGTCTGAGCCGTGGGGTATAATTCCTCATCGTGATGTATTTGGCATGTTTGAAACACGTCAAGGACGGTGGTACGGAGCAGGGGCTgagccatggcgcgcttgTCCATTAGCGACACGTACATCTTAAACGCACGCTGGGCTTGGTTCTTTTGCTGCATCGCACTCAGCAACATATGCGCCACATGCGACCTTGCATGTGTCTCAAAGTACGTTTGTTGAGCCGCATCCGACTCGTCCGAGCCGAGGAGCCACGAAAAGAGGCGGCGATTCAAACTGATGTCGCGTCGAAGCACCGTATCAAGAGCCGCATCCAAGAGTCTGATCTTGTCCGGCACTTGCTCAAATACAGGTGTATCTAGAGCTACGCGCGTCACGAGAAAATCCAGAGCTTGTCGTCGCACAAGCAGGGCCTGATCGCGTAGAGCGTGTGAGATGGCACAGCCAAGCAGGGGCACGTCCAGCTCTCTCGGCTCTTCGATTTTgggcatgcggcgcgccaagtAGTGGAAGGCGCTTAGCCTGACAGTGGGTGAAGTGATCATCACTTTCCACATGGTGCGGATAAAAAAGGGCCATTGTACGGAGGCGGCGAGACGGTCCAACAGTGTGATGACGCGGTCAAAAAACTCGCTCGACTCTTCCTCGACGCCTGGAAGTAGGGAGAGAAGCAAGGCACGCGTCATGGGGCGCAAGTCTGTGTGAAGCGGCAAATAAAAGCGTTCGTATATATCCAGGACCAACGGACGTACCGAGGTCGCCGCATGTGGGAAGAATGGCAGCAGGCCCGGCGTCCAAACCTGCAGGTCACGACGTAGTCCATCCACACCGATAGCCGTGAAAATATACATATATACTTCAAGCGCGCGCGTATGCACACCGGACGGTAAGGCAGGGTTCAGACATTGCGATAAGCGTTTCGCGACGACAAGCTTCGTCGGAATGACATGGTAGCTCGCCGAGGACGTCTGTAGTGCCTTTAGTAGACGCGTCAGAAACGATATGAAGTCGGCCCACTCCGCCACGTTCTCAAATTTCGCCAGCGCCTTATCCACCGATGCCTGGTACCGTTTGAAGGCCACATCCTGGTAGAGAGCCTTTTCACTCTGCTCAGCCCAACGCTTCTGCTCGTACTTGGCCTCAGCACTGCGCCACAAatcatgcgcttcttcctcaCCTGCACCAGTCGTCGCATTCGTCGGCATCTGCCGCGTCACCAGTGCATCTGGATGAAACGCCGTCATCAGAGCGTGCACGGACAACGTGGTGGATGAGGGAGGCGTCAGGGCCGCGCGTTGCTGACTAACCACCCAAGTCGCCCGCACGGATGCCTCCTGAGCAACGTTCTCATGTCCATGCCCACGAGCCGCTCGCTGCGTACGCGACCCGCGACGCTGTACGCGCGCGATGGTCTGAGTCCGAATCTTCCACAGACGCCTGCATGGCGCAAAGCGTCTCGCGAGTCAGAGAAAGAAGATAAGGTGCGCAACCGGCTGTCGACGCGGTATGCGTCGGGTGCCGTAGCGCCTGGCCTTTCCTACATGTCGGGTCTGAATACGCTCGCACCTATTGTAGGCTCGGAAGAAGAGAAGGATCAGGCCGTCCCACCGCTTCCGCCAGCGATAGATACCCAGGTGGCTGGTAGCAGCCAAACTGCTACCGCCACTACCCCCGCTGGCACCAGTGGCGTCGCGCTTGCCGCTGACGTTTTTTCTGACGAAAACTTTGATGCACGCACATTTGCATCTgagcagatgcagcagctcaaTGAGCCTGGTCTACAGAATTTGCGCACATCCCTGGGCACCCTTCAAAGCATGACGCAAAAACAGCTCAAGGAGCAGGTATTCAAAAATTACGCCGAGTTTATCACCATCAGTCGTGAAATTGCCACCTTTGAGAATGACATGCTCGAGTTCAAGGAAATTCTCGGCGAGTGGAAGCAGCTGCCacagcagctgcagatgGAAGATCCACTCAGCGAAACAGCGCTGGATGGCAGTGCTGGCTCGGGTATCGCTGGTGGTGTGCCGCGTCGATCGCGGAACAGTATGATCGATCTTGAGCAGATCTACAAAGCGCAGCTTACCTCTTTGTGGGAAAATATTGAGGGATCACAAAAATTTGTGCCGCTCGTACCGGGCCGTCATCTCGTGGCCGAAACGAGTCAGTTTGTGGAAATCAATGCTGCGACTTACAAACCCAAGCAGGCCGTGGCTCTCTTCCTGCTCGACGATCTACTCTTGATTGCTGTACAGCGAAAACGGCATTATGGCAATCGCATACATCTCGTGGCCGAATGCTGCTTTAATCTGAGCGAAATCGTGGTCGTCGATTTAAAAGATACCAAGGACGTGCGTAATGCCATCAAAATCAAGCACGGGCGAGAGTCCTTTGTGTACCGCTCCGAGCGAGCTCAGGACAAGCGTGCATTGCTACGCGCATtccgcggcgtcggcgaaGAACTGGCTGCGAAACTCAAGAAACAACGCAAAGCCCGTACACAGTCTAAGCACATGGGCTCTGACAATATGCTGTACGGAAGCGAGTCTATGGATCCAGCGAGTCAGGATCTCGGCTTGTCGGACCAGGCACCAGCGGCCCCCACGTCCACGAACGATGTAGAATGGCTCGGTCCTTGGCTGAACGGTGTCATCGATGAACTTGCCGTACACATTGCGCTACGTGAATGGGAAGAAGCCGTGGCTCTCGTTGAAGAAGGCAAGAAGCGACTCGCGAGCCGCCCCATTTCCGAAGGTCCGCTTTACCTTCTCGTGGAAAGCTTCAACTCATGTGCTAGCGAGCTTGTGCAGGCCATCAGTGCCGAACTTGTATCGCCGTACCAGCGCAAATCTATggtcgtgcgcgatgcagctCTTCTCGTTCGTCTCGACAAGGGCCGAGAGGCTCGTGACTTGCTTctcgaggcacgcacggACTTGCTGCAACGGCGCATGCGTCAAATCAAATATGAGGGTGACGTGAGCCTGTATATCTCTGAACTCGCTATGTTGTACTTTACACTCATTAAAAACACGGGCGATTGGTATATGGCCGCCTTCAAGGATTATCGCATGGCTTCCGGCTTTGTGCAGTGGGCCTCGGATCAAGTCAAAGCGTACGCAGAAACATTCCGCCGGCAAGTCTACGGCGTAGACCAAGAtccacgcgtcgtcgatgagGCCCTCGACATCACGCGTCGGTGTGCCCAGCTCCTCAATGAGGTGGGCCTAGGCCTCGGTTTCTTGCTCGATGATCTGCTAAAGCCCGGCGTAGAGGGAACACCACTCGGTACGTGGCAGGACCCAGCCCTATCCGCACGCGACCCTCGCCAGTATCAGTGGCACAGTACCGTGCCAGCCTAACTAGTTGTCTGGCCCGCGGTGCTGGGCAAGCCGCTGGCGCGTCCTTGCAAGTGATGCCAGCACTTGGTCTTCATGGTACGGCTGTGCTTTGGTCGGTGTAGGCGCGTGGCTGCTATCCAGTAGCTCGCCGTCCTTATCGACTGCCTGCCTCTTGACAGGATatggcagcggcagctCACGAACAATCTTGTACGTATCGGCGTTACCGATGTGCTCGTTTTCCAAGCGGATAAAATTCCACAGCCACCGCCGGAACACCTCAAGCACAGCCGCGATAAATGCACGCAGTGGCAGTGTGGATGGCGAACCAAATAAGTAGATGACCCATACGAAGCGAATCAGCACATTGGTCACCATGGCGACATAGTACATGGGCCAAATATCATCGAATGACAGGTGCATACGAAGGAACGGGTAGCGTGCTTCGCGGTGCAGAAGGTTCCAGTCCATGAGAATGTCCCAGCTCGACGTGAAACATGCATTGATCGTGGCCAACAAGATCCACCACACGAACCGTACACTGCTTTGGGAGCCTGTTGTTCGGAACGCAAAGTAGGCAAAAGCGTGACATATCGTCGATGCATACTTGGCTGCATTGACTAAATGGACATGGGTCGTGCCCTTACAGTCGTAGTGTCGGCGAATACACTGCATAAGACGCAAAAAGGCAGGTAGCGAGCTGAGCACAGGCGTCCAGTACGTGGCCGAGGGATTGCATGTAGACTGCCATGCGCTTCTGTACTCACACTGTACGAGCCACAGGTTGGAGACAGAGTAGGCGATGCTATTCATCTCATCACCAAGAAAAAAGTCTCGGAATTCAATGCTGCCGATCAGACCGCCCGTCAAGACACGCGCGCATGAGCGAAGGAACCAAGCACGGCCAGAACGATGCATGATGGGCAGCGGGTTGCACAAAAGTAGCACAACTGCACAGAGCCATAGCAGGGGCCATGTCGTGGCTGACACGTACCGTTCATCGTCAGGCATCGCGGTGAAAGACTGGTAAAAACACAGCGCCAACAGCCACAAGCAGAGAGAAGGCAGTTCAAAGTACTGTGATGGATCAATGGCCGTCGTTGCATCGAATTCAAAGATAAAGACGGCATTGATACGTACATGTTGCCATGCGATTAAATTGAGACCGAAAAGAACGGCAAACAGCGTGGGCAAGAAGAACACGGCGTAGGTGATCAGTAACTGTGGCCACATCGGGATCAATGCACGCGTTGATTTGTGCATGACATGATCGAAGGCCTCGATCACAAGACACAGCGCGATACCGATGTACAGGCCGGTGACAAACGTGCTGCGGTGATGCCCCGTTTCGTGAGGGAGCAGAGCGTGTGTCACGCCCAAGCGAAGAATATCTCGAGCCCGCTTTTTGTCGCCATGCTCAAAGTAGTTAGCAAAAATgtcctcgagcgcatgcagcattTGTGGCACGGTGGTCGATACCACCAGGGATCGCTGTTGAATCCGCTCTTCATAGTACCTGTCCCATAGGTGCACTTGAAATGTCTTGTCAAATTTTTTCAAAATTTTGTTCAGACCGGTGCGGTTCAAAATGGCATAGTTGTTGAGAATTTCTAGTCCACGATAGTTTTCCACGACCGCGGAGCGCAGCTTCTTGCGTGCGGTCTTGTAGTGCACAGGATCGTAATGCCGCGGTTCCTTGGGCGTCTCATCGACATCGACCAAATTCAGGTGGTGGACTTGCTCCAGCGCATGTTCACGGCGCTGTTGGCCAACATCTTCGTCGCTCGAAGTCGGCTCTCGCGATGAAGGCTGCAATTCACGTCCCTGCGCACTAAGCCGGAGTCGGTGAAGCTCTTCGGTATCAAGTCGGCGAGGCACTTTCGACCATATGTTCTTGAGATGCCCACCATCGATGCGCTTGGTCTGGGTCTTGTATGCTCGTCTGTGTTCGGCCAACTCTATCAGCTGCGACACAAGCGTCGAAAGGCGTTCTACTGCCTCGAGCTCACGCGCATCGTAGAATTCCACCATGCGATCCACTTCATAGTCCAGGGCGTAGAAAAACAagcgctcctgctcgtcaAAGTGACGCGATATCGTTGCGTCCAGCCCCGTATCCACCATCTTGCTATCCGTTCGCACGGGCTCCGCCAGTAGCACCTCCGCTTCCAGGCCGGTACCATCTAGTGTTACTGATGGCAGTGGATCCTGTTCCTCTGGATCACCCAACGCGCCATATTTTGGCACTGTACGCTGTCCACGCGCTAGATACGATGGGCCGCCTCGAAGCAGTCGGGCCGCCGGATGACTGCTCGACTCAGATACAGGCACTCTTCCCGTCTTGCGCGCATCATAGTGCTGTTTGACGCGCTTGATGAGCTTCTTGAGTCCAGCATAGTTGAGGTACGCTTTCCGCCATTCATCTACCGCATTTTCCTCGAGATAACGGGCGAATTTCATAGCCAAGGCGCTCGGCCCGACGTAATTCGCAGGTGTAGTATCGTGCCGACCTCGACCACGTGCACGGCGGACACGACGTGCTTACTCGCCCCACACGTACCTTCATCGTCACAAAGCTGGCGCGTTCATTCTCCTTAAGAAAGTCTATGAAAAGCTGCCATTCATGTACTACAATGTTTTGGCTCTAGACTGTCATCGCCGAAGCTACTGCCTAGATTCCTATATTGCAGAATTGCTCTCGTCCCCGACGAGAGCCGTTGGCCCTCTTGGCACCCTTACCGTGATGGGCAACTCGGTCGGGTGTGGCTCGGGGCTGTGAGTTAGCGGCACATGTGGCACTCCCATACGTACACTTGGCTTTTGATCAAAGGAAACCCTGCCGCGGTCCTCGCTGCGTCTTCTTATGTGGCTCGGGCACGTGACTGAACTCACATGCTCCCAAGCCTTCGACAAAGGCGTCCCTTTCTACAGAACGTGTGTGGTATGTGGCTGGCCAAGTGGTGCGCGCCGACCGCGCGTGCCTATGTGCGcgatgctggcgcagcttTTTCTTTACCAGCAGCATCTATTCATACAAGTGCGCCCTTGCTAGAAAGCAAGCGCAAACGAGTAGCGCGTCTGCGC
Coding sequences within it:
- a CDS encoding signal transduction protein Syg1, which gives rise to MKFARYLEENAVDEWRKAYLNYAGLKKLIKRVKQHYDARKTGRVPVSESSSHPAARLLRGGPSYLARGQRTVPKYGALGDPEEQDPLPSVTLDGTGLEAEVLLAEPVRTDSKMVDTGLDATISRHFDEQERLFFYALDYEVDRMVEFYDARELEAVERLSTLVSQLIELAEHRRAYKTQTKRIDGGHLKNIWSKVPRRLDTEELHRLRLSAQGRELQPSSREPTSSDEDVGQQRREHALEQVHHLNLVDVDETPKEPRHYDPVHYKTARKKLRSAVVENYRGLEILNNYAILNRTGLNKILKKFDKTFQVHLWDRYYEERIQQRSLVVSTTVPQMLHALEDIFANYFEHGDKKRARDILRLGVTHALLPHETGHHRSTFVTGLYIGIALCLVIEAFDHVMHKSTRALIPMWPQLLITYAVFFLPTLFAVLFGLNLIAWQHVRINAVFIFEFDATTAIDPSQYFELPSLCLWLLALCFYQSFTAMPDDERYVSATTWPLLWLCAVVLLLCNPLPIMHRSGRAWFLRSCARVLTGGLIGSIEFRDFFLGDEMNSIAYSVSNLWLVQCEYRSAWQSTCNPSATYWTPVLSSLPAFLRLMQCIRRHYDCKGTTHVHLVNAAKYASTICHAFAYFAFRTTGSQSSVRFVWWILLATINACFTSSWDILMDWNLLHREARYPFLRMHLSFDDIWPMYYVAMVTNVLIRFVWVIYLFGSPSTLPLRAFIAAVLEVFRRWLWNFIRLENEHIGNADTYKIVRELPLPYPVKRQAVDKDGELLDSSHAPTPTKAQPYHEDQVLASLARTRQRLAQHRGPDN